CAGGATCAGGCCGGGATTCGAGATGTTGGGGCCTTCGATCTTCCGGTCCAGGCTGCAGCCGTCCGTGAGCAGCTCGAGGGCCAGCGTTTGCTGCTTGGTGCGCAGCAGTTCTTCGACTGTGAGCTTACCCAACGATCAAGAGCTCCCCGTGGCGGGTGCAGGCAGCTCCGACAGCTTCGCGGCGCGATGGTCGCGGTCGCGCTTTCGCGCCCGCCTGAGCTGCCGGGCCAGCCGGTCTGCCGCCCGATCCAGCGCCATGCGGAAGGTGTCACCATCGCCGCCAGCCACCATGACGTGGCCGCCGGCGGCAGCGAGCCGCGCCTCCGCCCGCATGCGGCCATGGTCGGTGGCGAAGCTCACGCTGGCAGAGGCGATGCGCGGGTCATATCGGGTCAGGCGCCGCATTCGTTCCTGGGCGCGCGAGCGGACCGACTCGGGAACTGTGCAATGACGTGCGGTAATGCTGATGTCCATCGGGTCCTCCCAGGTTTCGGAGTCCACGGCTCACCTTCCACGCGGCGCGCCGGGCCGCGGCTATGCGGCAGGGCGCAGCACCTGTTCGAGATGGGCCAGTGTGTCGCGGGCGGCGCGCTCCCAACTGAAGTGTTCGGCAAAGGTGCGCGCCTGCTGGCCCATGCGACTGCGCAGCGCCTGGTCGATCAACAACAGCTCGAGCCGGTCGGCCAGCGCGTCGGTGCGGCCGTGCGGCACCAGGAACCCGGTGGCACCATCGACCACCGAATCCCGCAGCCCCGGCGAATCGCTGGCCACCGTGGGCGTGCCGCACGCCGCGGCTTCCAGGTTGGTGATGCCCCACCCCTCCTTGGATGAGGTCAGGACGTGCACCCACGCCCGGCGCAGCAATTCCCGCTTTTCCTCTTCCGACACATAGCCCAGGATCTGGACGCGGTCGTGGAGACGGAGCTCGTCCCGGAGCCTCTCGATTTGCGAAGCATAATCGCCGCGCCCGGCGATGATCAAGCGCGCCGCGACCCCCCGCTCGCGCAGCGTGCGCACAGCTTGGAGCACCAGGTCGATCCGCTTGTAGCGCTTGAGACGCCCCAGGTAGAGGAGCGTGGGCTGCGGAAAGCGACCGTCGCCCGCCGGAGAATAGCTCTCGAGGTCGATGCCGTTGGGGATCACCGTGATCTGAGCAGCAGCGAAGCCGCGGCCCTGCAAGTCGAGGGCGGTACTTCCGGAAACGGCCTGGGTCGGCACGCCGCGGTAGACGCGGCCGAGGGGCTGCTCCAGCATCCAGGTAGCGGCCGCCAGCGGCAGAGCCGCCTCCTCGAAGGCCGTTCGGCCGAACAGGTGATGGACCAGCAGGACAAGCGGGCGACTGACCCAGAGAGGCGTGAAGAGCGGGACCTTGTTCAGGTCCTCGATCACGAGATCGAAGTCCGGGCTGCGCAGCCGAGTCCGGTAATAGGCGGCGGCCGCGAGGGCAAAGGTGTGCCGGCCGCCCGCCCGGTGTACCTCCATCCCGTCCACCACGGCCTGGCGCGGCGCGCCCCGCCAGCCGGAGACGAGGAGTGTCACCCGGTGCCCCCACCGCACCAGCCGGCCGAAGACCTCGTGCAGGTGGGTTTCCGCGCCGCCCGCCTGCGGGTTGAGACGGTCCTGCCAATTAATCACCAGGAGGTTCAGCTTCCCTCCCCCTCCCGGAGCGAGGCGGGCTCCCGGCCCTCGAGCTTGTGGAGCACGGCATCGAGCACCCCATTCACGAACCGGGCGCTCTCGGCCGTGCCGTATTTCTCGGCCAGGTGGATCGCCTCCTGGAGCGCGACCCGGCGGGGCACGTCCTCGAGGTACCCCATTTCGGCCGCACAGAGGCGGAGCACGTTGCGGTCAATAGCCGAGAGGCGCTCGAGCCGCCAGTTGGTCAACGCCTGCTGGACGAGCCCGTCAATCTCCTGGCGGTGCTCCGCCACGGCGCGCAGAATGCGCACGAGGTGAGGGCGGCCGGATTCAGCGATCCGGCCCTCTTCCAGGAAGTTCTCCAGGATGGCGAGCGGCGAGCCTTGCGCGCCACGCGCCTCCCAGGCGTACAGAATCTGGAGCGCCCAGCCTCGCGCCCGGCTACGAGCCCGCACCCTTCGCCTTCCCGAGACGCTGGAACAGGTCCGCCATTTCCAGGGTGCTCAGCGCCGCGTCCCAACCCTTGTTGCCGGCCTTGCCGCCCGCGCGTGCCAGCGCCTGCTCCGCGTCATTGGTGGTCAGCACGCCGAAGCTCACGGGCACTGCTGCTGCCCGCCCCACCGCCGCCAGTCCGCGGGCCGCCTCGCCGGCCACGTACTCGAAGTGCGGTGTTTCCCCCCGAATCACGCAGCCCAGGGCGACCACGCCGGCGTAGCGTGCGCGCCGTGCCACGCGGCGCACGGCCGGCGGCAGCTCCCATGCCCCGGGGACCCAGATCACGTCCACGTCCTCTTCCCGCACGCCGTGTTGCAGGAGGCAGGCCCGGGCGCCCGCGACCAGTCGCTCCGTGACAAGCTCATTAAACCGGCTGG
This region of Gemmatimonadota bacterium genomic DNA includes:
- a CDS encoding 6,7-dimethyl-8-ribityllumazine synthase, whose translation is MAEIRGRPDGTGKRFALVASRFNELVTERLVAGARACLLQHGVREEDVDVIWVPGAWELPPAVRRVARRARYAGVVALGCVIRGETPHFEYVAGEAARGLAAVGRAAAVPVSFGVLTTNDAEQALARAGGKAGNKGWDAALSTLEMADLFQRLGKAKGAGS
- the raiA gene encoding ribosome-associated translation inhibitor RaiA is translated as MDSETWEDPMDISITARHCTVPESVRSRAQERMRRLTRYDPRIASASVSFATDHGRMRAEARLAAAGGHVMVAGGDGDTFRMALDRAADRLARQLRRARKRDRDHRAAKLSELPAPATGSS
- a CDS encoding glycosyltransferase family 4 protein translates to MINWQDRLNPQAGGAETHLHEVFGRLVRWGHRVTLLVSGWRGAPRQAVVDGMEVHRAGGRHTFALAAAAYYRTRLRSPDFDLVIEDLNKVPLFTPLWVSRPLVLLVHHLFGRTAFEEAALPLAAATWMLEQPLGRVYRGVPTQAVSGSTALDLQGRGFAAAQITVIPNGIDLESYSPAGDGRFPQPTLLYLGRLKRYKRIDLVLQAVRTLRERGVAARLIIAGRGDYASQIERLRDELRLHDRVQILGYVSEEEKRELLRRAWVHVLTSSKEGWGITNLEAAACGTPTVASDSPGLRDSVVDGATGFLVPHGRTDALADRLELLLIDQALRSRMGQQARTFAEHFSWERAARDTLAHLEQVLRPAA
- the nusB gene encoding transcription antitermination factor NusB — protein: MRARSRARGWALQILYAWEARGAQGSPLAILENFLEEGRIAESGRPHLVRILRAVAEHRQEIDGLVQQALTNWRLERLSAIDRNVLRLCAAEMGYLEDVPRRVALQEAIHLAEKYGTAESARFVNGVLDAVLHKLEGREPASLREGEGS